A section of the Patescibacteria group bacterium genome encodes:
- a CDS encoding FdtA/QdtA family cupin domain-containing protein, which translates to MLKEFKIFTLKKVDTPKFVMSPVELKDYIDFDVKRVYFITKPQSPTGAHCHKVEEEFFILVQGTATAVIDKGQGLEEIRLTSPTSGLYVPDYVWHHFKDFSSDAILLAISSTNYNPSRSDYIEDYEEFKKESPYYKRG; encoded by the coding sequence TAAAGGAATTTAAAATTTTTACATTAAAAAAAGTTGATACGCCAAAGTTCGTCATGAGTCCGGTGGAACTCAAGGATTATATTGATTTTGACGTAAAACGGGTTTATTTTATCACCAAGCCCCAATCTCCAACCGGCGCGCACTGTCACAAAGTTGAAGAAGAATTTTTTATTTTGGTGCAGGGCACGGCCACAGCGGTCATTGACAAGGGCCAGGGTTTGGAAGAAATTCGCCTAACTTCGCCGACAAGCGGTCTTTATGTTCCCGATTATGTTTGGCATCATTTTAAAGATTTTTCGTCGGACGCGATTTTGTTGGCAATAAGTTCAACTAATTACAATCCATCCAGGAGCGATTATATTGAGGATTACGAAGAATTTAAAAAAGAGAGTCCGTATTACAAGCGAGGGTAA